Proteins co-encoded in one Rhopalosiphum maidis isolate BTI-1 chromosome 2, ASM367621v3, whole genome shotgun sequence genomic window:
- the LOC113554329 gene encoding uncharacterized protein LOC113554329, whose product MYIKPKTRPNVDVYRQIHSSELHREKKMSINRISVVLVVTIIVSNTVHCTVSTLPATNTHTALHDELLNVLKKFHSSSPGTDPETPVTGTTPISPHSGRISIMHFPGATSSFNADQSSKSSANPIGTPNPLVPGVLHQPPFGLDLQVPDRVYNQMTEPSPSRALLQSRGIGGNPLPVSVPPTIADPKTSPTHMPPASSHSPNPTLQKIEPVNLSPKFNQELTKLLGDLRMTPGTLQEPAATPGQNQMIAPGETTLQLHSPGSPISQQPPRVQRPILGPNQTPLDYLLSPAFPIHQLNSINRQPLPTNKPRPNLDFVKYLLTLPRYQQALNELIASQSSIQT is encoded by the exons atgtatataaaacccaagacGCGCCCGAATGTAGACGTATACCGCCAAATACACTCGTCCGAGTTGCATCGCgagaaaaaaatgtcgataaaCAGGATTTCAGTCGTTCTGGTAGTGACAATAATTGTTTCGAATACG gtCCACTGTACTGTTTCGACTTTGCCCGCCACGAATACACACACGGCGCTGCATGACGAATTGTTAAACGtcctaaaaaaatttcactCATCGTCACCGGGCACGGATCCAGAAACGCCGGTGACGGGGACCACACCGATTTCGCCACATTCCGGTCGGATTTCGATTATGCATTTTCCCGGGGCGACCAGTTCCTTCAACGCCGATCAATCGTCTAAATCATCGGCCAATCCTATTGGCACTCCTAATCCGTTAGTCCCGGGTGTGCTGCACCAGCCACCGTTCGGCCTCGACCTGCAGGTGCCCGACCGTGTTTACAACCAAATGACCGAACCATCACCATCGCGAGCACTCCTGCAGTCACGAGGAATCGGAGGAAATCCGCTTCCTGTTTCCGTTCCGCCGACAATCGCAGATCCGAAAACATCACCCACTCATATGCCACCAGCATCGTCCCATTCCCCGAACCCGACCCTGCAAAAAATAGAGCCGGTCAATTTGTCGCCCAAGTTCAACCAAGAGCTGACAAAACTGTTAGGCGATTTGCGGATGACTCCCGGTACACTGCAAGAACCGGCTGCTACCCCGGGTCAAAATCAAATGATCGCCCCCGGTGAGACTACTCTTCAACTCCATTCTCCCGGTTCACCGATCTCACAGCAGCCCCCCAGAGTCCAGCGACCGATTCTCGGCCCGAATCAGACGCCGCTAGACTATTTACTGAGTCCGGCATTCCCGATACAccaattaaattctataaatcgTCAACCCCTGCCGACCAATAAACCACGTCCAAACTtggattttgtaaaatatttgctgACTTTACCTCGATATCAACAAGCTTTAAACGAATTGATTGCAAGTCAATCTTCAATTCAAACGTAA
- the LOC113552192 gene encoding major facilitator superfamily domain-containing protein 9-like: MFNELHFPAMFKYSYIYAIVFLDLISISLIIPVWGTHLRSLGASHFHIALLGSTYSFLQFLSGTPIGALSDHYGRKIVLIVTICICAVAYFLLGCVKSFILIVLIRILQGCLKHSQLLCKTLVNDQVPADQQTTVYGRMNGFSSLSFVIGPIIGGHLMEKSEGFYNLACSTSIIFLINALVVYFTVPNTTVPKKERKSASPLSDLMEVNWKECWPAFSLKMLGAAALFAYFSTVGLAMNEKFNLSPSEAGYTGALQGLTGGITGFAAGKIENIIFPSKNPFTKCFYSFIMLGIGFVSLALAPNLIIFMAGMIPISASSTLIRGFNNEIMYEQSSSDHKGLVAGAGASAAAIARFLAPIICGFTMDMFGNNSGFLLSALFSFTGAVLSLYLTKKSKTHVE; this comes from the exons atgtttaat gaaCTCCATTTTCCAGCCATGTTCAAGTATTCATATATCTATGCTATTGTATTCTTGGACTTAATCAGCATTAGCCTCATCATACCAGTATGGGGCACTCACTTACGATCTTTAGGTGCTAGTCACTTTCATATAGCCTTACTAGGTTCTACATATTCATTTCTACAATTCTTATCAGGTACACCAATTGGTGCACTTAGTGATCATTATGGTCgaaaaattgtacttattgTTACAATATGCATTTGTGCCGTAGCATATTTCCTACTAGGCTGTGTGAAATCGttcatattaatagtattgatTCGCATTCTTCAAGGATGTTTGAAACACTCACAACTTTTATGCAAGACATTAGTTAATGACCAAGTACCAGCTGATCAACAGACTACAGTTTATGGGCGAATGAATGGATTTTCTTCCCTCTCATTTGTTATTGGACCAATTATTGGTGGTCATTTAATGGAAAAAAGTGAAGGATTTTATAATCTAGCGTGTTctacttcaataatatttttaatcaatgctttagttgtttattttacggTTCCCAACACAACTGTtccaaaaaaagaaagaaaaagtGCATCACCATTGAGCGATTTAATGGAAGTAAATTGGAAAGAATGTTGGCCTGCTTTTTCACTGAAAATGTTAGGTGCTGCAGCATTGTTTGCATATTTTAGTACAGTTGGTCTTGCtatgaatgaaaaatttaatttatctccGTCAGAAGCTGGTTATACTGGTGCTTTACAAGGACTTACAGGCGGCATAACTGGATTTGCAGCgggaaaaatagaaaatataatatttccatcTAAAAATCCATTTaccaaatgtttttattcgtttataatgTTGGGTATAGGATTTGTTAGTTTAGCCTTAGcaccaaatttaattatatttatggcaGGTATGATTCCAATCAGTGCTTCAAGTACGCTCATAAGAGGATTTAACAATGAAATAATGTATGAACAGTCTTCATCTGATCATAAAGGACTAGTTGCTGGTGCAGGAGCTAGTGCTGCAGCAATAGCAAGATTCTTAGCACCAATTATATGTGGATTTACAATGGACATGTTTGGAAATAACTCTGGATTTTTGTTATCTGCATTGTTTTCATTCACTGGAGCAgtgttatcattatatttaactaagaAATCAAAAACTCATGTTGAATAA
- the LOC113552191 gene encoding NADH dehydrogenase [ubiquinone] flavoprotein 1, mitochondrial, translating into MNGSALVRSNLVAKGHGGAIGLQSLAFKNALQTRRNTTAAAPTPELKSSYGNLSDSDRIFTNLYGRHDWQLKGALKRGDWYKTKEILIKGTDYIINEVKTSGLRGRGGAGFPTGMKWSFMNKPSDGRPKYLVVNADEGEPGTCKDREIMRHDPHKLIEGCLVAGRAMGACAAYIYIRGEFYNEASNLQQAICEAYQAGLIGKNACNSGYDFDVFVHRGAGAYICGEETALIESLEGKQGKPRLKPPFPADVGVFGCPTTVSNVETVAVAPTICRRGGAWFLGLGRPRNSGTKLFNISGHVNNPCTVEEEMSIPLKELIERHAGGIIGGWDNLLAVIPGGSSTPLIPKHVCETAIMDFDGLVAAQTSLGTAALIVMNKQTDIVKAIARLIMFYKHESCGQCTPCREGINWMNKIMYRFVDGQAQSSEIDMLWEISKQIEGHTICALGDGAAWPVQGLIRHFRPELEHRMKKYQEQNEKQALSN; encoded by the coding sequence ATGAACGGCTCAGCTTTGGTGAGGTCAAATCTGGTGGCCAAAGGTCATGGCGGAGCTATAGGACTACAGAGTTTGGCTTTTAAAAATGCGTTGCAGACACGTCGCAACACTACTGCAGCGGCTCCTACACCAGAATTAAAGTCTTCATACGGTAACCTATCAGATTCCGACAGGATTTTCACTAATTTGTATGGACGCCATGACTGGCAACTGAAGGGTGCGTTAAAACGCGGTGATTGGTACAAGACAAAAGAAATCTTGATAAAAGGTAcagattacattattaatgaaGTTAAGACTTCCGGTTTAAGGGGACGTGGCGGTGCTGGTTTCCCAACTGGTATGAAATGGAGTTTTATGAACAAACCGTCTGATGGCCGCCCGAAGTATTTGGTTGTTAATGCAGATGAAGGGGAACCTGGCACTTGCAAAGACCGTGAAATCATGAGACACGATCCACATAAATTGATTGAAGGATGTTTGGTTGCTGGCCGAGCAATGGGAGCTTGTGctgcttatatttatatccgtGGAGAGTTTTACAATGAAGCTTCAAATTTGCAACAAGCTATTTGCGAAGCATATCAAGCTGGTCTTATAGGAAAAAATGCGTGCAACTCTGGCTATGACTTTGATGTATTTGTACACAGAGGAGCTGGTGCTTACATTTGTGGAGAAGAAACAGCCCTTATTGAGTCACTTGAAGGCAAACAAGGTAAACCAAGGTTGAAGCCTCCTTTCCCAGCTGATGTCGGAGTTTTCGGCTGTCCCACTACAGTATCTAATGTTGAAACAGTAGCTGTTGCACCTACCATTTGCCGCCGCGGTGGTGCATGGTTTTTGGGTCTTGGAAGACCTAGAAATTCCGGAACTAAGCTCTTCAATATTTCTGGCCATGTAAACAACCCATGTACTGTCGAAGAAGAAATGTCAATTCCATTAAAAGAACTGATTGAACGACATGCTGGTGGTATTATTGGTGGTTGGGATAATTTGTTGGCTGTAATTCCTGGAGGTTCATCAACACCACTTATACCAAAACATGTTTGTGAAACAGCAATTATGGACTTTGATGGGTTGGTAGCAGCTCAAACTAGTTTAGGAACAGCAGCTTTGATTGTAATGAATAAGCAAACTGATATTGTAAAAGCTATTGCTCGTTTGATTATGTTCTATAAACATGAATCATGTGGACAGTGTACACCTTGTCGTGAAGGAATCAATTGGatgaacaaaattatgtataggttTGTTGACGGGCAAGCTCAATCTTCAGAAATTGACATGTTGTGGGAAATTAGTAAGCAAATTGAAGGGCACACAATTTGTGCTCTTGGAGATGGTGCTGCATGGCCTGTACAAGGGCTGATTAGACATTTTAGACCTGAACTTGAACATAGAATGAAGAAGTATCAAGAGCAGAATGAAAAACAAGCTTTATCCAACTAA
- the LOC113552338 gene encoding flexible cuticle protein 12-like, which translates to MNTTTILVLAVFVFSQWSTAAVVPTYPTEKPKTPVIAQLLRNDYIYDNYGQFSLNYQVDDGTSQTREGTLVLNDEGDDYVLIQKGSYSYISPEGINITVTYTADKDGFKIVESTNDVPARV; encoded by the exons ATGAATACAACCACG attttagtTTTGGCGGTGTTTGTCTTCTCCCAATGGTCTACCGCTGCCGTAGTGCCTACATATCCAACGGAAAAACCTAAGACCCCTGTGATTGCGCAACTGTTGAGAAATGATTATATCTACGACAATTACGGACAGTTCAGTCTCAA CTATCAGGTGGATGATGGGACATCGCAGACCAGAGAAGGAACGTTGGTATTGAACGACGAAGGAGACGATTACGTTTTGATTCAAAAGGGCTCATACTCATACATTTCTCCCGAAGGTATCAACATTACGGTGACGTATACAGCCGACAAGGATGGTTTCAAGATTGTTGAATCGACTAACGATGTACCCGCCAGAGTGTAA